A genomic region of candidate division WOR-3 bacterium contains the following coding sequences:
- a CDS encoding M42 family metallopeptidase: protein MELIKKLTEIYGPSGHEEKVRSLIKSEIQKVCKNIKVDTLGNLIAYLPTRNKKNGKKLLFCAHMDEIGLIVKHIDNQGFLRFAPVGGIFPEKILHHRVIFANGVIGVIGVETKPETPKPPQLDNYYIDIGANGKKAAEKWVRVGDTASFYQSTETVNNKLIAKALDDRIGCYCLIEVIKRIKNNKDDLYFVFSTQEEVGLRGARTSAFGINPDYAVAVDVTGTGDTPESPRMAVSVGKGVAIKMMDSAFIAHPFIKEKLIAYAQRLKIPYQIEILERGTTDAAVIQMTREGVISGVVSIPTRYIHSPNELCDLKDVEGAIRLLTNCAEQGFA, encoded by the coding sequence TCGTTCGCTGATAAAATCTGAGATTCAAAAAGTTTGTAAAAACATAAAAGTTGATACTTTGGGCAACCTAATCGCTTATCTTCCCACCAGAAATAAAAAGAATGGTAAAAAACTGTTGTTCTGTGCCCATATGGACGAAATTGGTTTAATTGTAAAACACATTGATAACCAGGGATTTCTGCGTTTTGCCCCGGTCGGAGGTATCTTTCCGGAGAAAATCTTGCACCACCGGGTGATCTTTGCTAATGGAGTTATAGGGGTCATCGGGGTTGAAACCAAACCCGAAACTCCCAAACCACCCCAACTGGATAATTATTATATTGATATTGGTGCGAACGGTAAAAAAGCTGCGGAGAAATGGGTACGTGTTGGTGATACTGCTTCTTTCTATCAGTCGACTGAGACAGTAAATAACAAGTTAATTGCCAAGGCTTTGGATGACCGGATTGGCTGTTATTGTTTGATTGAGGTAATAAAACGCATTAAAAATAACAAAGACGACCTCTATTTTGTCTTTTCCACCCAAGAGGAAGTCGGCTTACGGGGGGCGAGAACGAGTGCTTTCGGCATCAACCCCGATTATGCGGTCGCGGTTGATGTCACTGGTACCGGTGATACACCGGAATCACCTCGAATGGCAGTGAGCGTTGGTAAAGGAGTAGCCATAAAAATGATGGATAGTGCCTTCATCGCTCATCCCTTCATAAAAGAAAAACTTATTGCTTACGCCCAGCGTCTAAAAATTCCTTACCAGATTGAAATACTGGAACGCGGAACAACCGATGCCGCGGTCATTCAGATGACCAGAGAAGGGGTTATAAGTGGGGTGGTTTCCATACCCACCCGTTATATCCATTCGCCTAACGAACTCTGTGACCTAAAGGATGTGGAGGGTGCGATCCGATTACTAACTAATTGTGCGGAACAGGGATTTGCATAA